One region of Bacteroidota bacterium genomic DNA includes:
- a CDS encoding DUF423 domain-containing protein produces MTSFPSSFGKIFFVTGAVSAAIGVAAGAFGAHGLKSMLPPDMLAVYETAVRYHMYHAFGLIAAGWAAHDTQNSKASVAGWCFVTGTLLFSGSLYILTLTGLRWLGAITPFGGVLFIAGWILLALSFPRNVPSRRGKDV; encoded by the coding sequence ATGACGTCATTCCCTTCGTCCTTCGGAAAAATATTCTTTGTCACAGGCGCCGTCTCTGCTGCAATCGGAGTTGCGGCAGGGGCGTTTGGCGCACACGGCTTGAAGTCTATGCTCCCGCCTGATATGCTGGCTGTGTACGAAACCGCGGTTCGCTATCACATGTATCATGCTTTCGGATTGATCGCGGCGGGCTGGGCTGCACATGATACGCAGAACTCGAAAGCAAGCGTTGCAGGATGGTGTTTCGTCACCGGAACACTTTTATTCTCCGGCTCGTTGTACATCCTCACGCTGACTGGGTTGCGCTGGCTCGGAGCAATAACACCCTTCGGAGGCGTGCTATTTATTGCAGGATGGATTCTGCTTGCACTTTCGTTCCCCCGTAATGTACCATCACGGCGGGGGAAAGATGTTTGA
- a CDS encoding exo-alpha-sialidase → MNRITHFATLLLLPSLLAAQYQNVRVSSPTASQPEEVCIAINPANPMQLAAGSNLNYAYRSTDGGASWIQSTLTSSFGVWGDPCVVFDGDGNLYYAHLSNPSSPGYWIDRIVVQKSTNAGINWSTGVGVGFSPPRKNQDKEWLAVDLTNSPHQNNLYMAWTEFDSYGSSNSADSSRILFSRSTDAGTTWSTPVRISDKGGNCIDSDETVEGAVPAVGPNGEVYLSWSGPLGIMFDKSTDGGVTFGADRFVVDQPGGWDFDVTGIYRANGFPITLCDISSSPNRGTIYINWSDQRNGLNNTDVFLIKSTDGGTTWSSIKKVNDDLTTTHQFFTWATIDQTTGFLYCIFYDRRNYTGTQTDVYGARSTDGGETFENFKVSQTSFSPQASVFFGDYTGIAAFNRKVYPIWMRMDGSTLSVWTALINDTTGATSVVAAPESPAEFQLLQNYPNPFNPTTTIDFYVGRASDVKLEIFDVTGKRVATLIDEFRNQGWHSVQWKAQLDNLSHATGVYFSQLTAGSYIERKKLILLK, encoded by the coding sequence ATGAACCGAATAACTCATTTCGCCACACTCCTCCTTCTTCCCTCGCTGCTCGCGGCCCAGTACCAAAACGTCCGTGTCAGCAGCCCGACTGCAAGCCAACCGGAAGAAGTGTGCATAGCAATCAACCCGGCCAACCCGATGCAACTTGCAGCCGGCTCAAACTTGAACTATGCCTACCGCTCGACTGATGGCGGCGCCAGCTGGATTCAGTCCACACTCACTTCATCATTCGGTGTGTGGGGTGACCCGTGCGTAGTGTTTGATGGAGACGGAAATTTGTATTATGCACATCTTTCCAATCCATCCTCTCCCGGTTATTGGATTGACAGGATTGTCGTACAAAAATCGACGAACGCCGGAATAAACTGGAGTACCGGTGTCGGCGTCGGTTTCAGTCCACCGAGAAAAAACCAGGACAAGGAATGGCTTGCCGTCGATCTGACGAATTCTCCACATCAAAACAACCTGTACATGGCGTGGACGGAGTTCGATTCGTACGGTTCGTCAAACTCAGCCGACAGTTCACGCATTCTCTTCTCGCGCTCCACCGATGCCGGCACCACGTGGTCAACTCCGGTCCGGATTAGCGACAAGGGCGGGAATTGCATTGACAGCGATGAAACCGTCGAAGGCGCGGTTCCCGCTGTAGGCCCGAACGGCGAGGTGTACCTCAGTTGGTCGGGGCCGCTCGGCATCATGTTCGACAAATCCACGGATGGCGGCGTGACGTTCGGCGCCGACCGGTTTGTCGTTGATCAGCCCGGAGGCTGGGATTTTGATGTCACGGGTATCTATCGTGCAAACGGCTTCCCGATTACACTCTGCGACATCAGCTCGTCTCCCAATCGCGGTACTATCTACATAAACTGGAGCGACCAGAGGAACGGACTGAACAACACCGACGTCTTTCTCATCAAATCCACCGATGGCGGGACGACGTGGAGTTCCATCAAGAAAGTGAATGATGATCTGACGACAACGCATCAGTTCTTCACCTGGGCGACGATTGACCAGACGACAGGCTTTCTCTACTGCATTTTCTACGACAGAAGAAACTACACCGGCACACAAACAGATGTCTATGGTGCCCGCTCAACCGACGGCGGCGAGACGTTCGAGAATTTCAAGGTGAGCCAGACATCGTTCTCACCACAAGCGAGTGTTTTCTTTGGCGACTACACCGGCATTGCAGCGTTCAACAGGAAAGTCTATCCGATTTGGATGCGTATGGATGGATCAACGCTCAGCGTATGGACTGCCCTCATCAATGATACCACAGGAGCAACTTCGGTGGTAGCAGCGCCCGAATCCCCTGCAGAATTTCAGTTGCTGCAAAATTACCCTAATCCCTTCAATCCTACAACAACAATCGACTTTTATGTGGGAAGAGCAAGCGATGTGAAGTTGGAGATTTTTGATGTTACAGGAAAACGCGTTGCGACTCTTATCGACGAATTCCGCAATCAAGGATGGCACTCTGTCCAATGGAAGGCGCAGCTGGATAACCTCTCGCACGCGACCGGCGTCTATTTCTCGCAACTCACAGCCGGTTCGTATATCGAACGGAAGAAGCTCATTCTGCTCAAATAA
- a CDS encoding amidase, with translation MKAILLILFFSISSNLFSQPYPKPDRMTKQSVENAEIFTGLTFTDVERDSMLDGLKRFLASYEQIRGVHLKNTIPPALVFNPIPAGLKIKTGKSSFLTTPAGKVTLPARLEEIAFYSVGQLSELIKSRKITSVQLTTLYLERLKKYGPKLECVVTLTESLALTQARRADSEIAAGKYRGPLHGIPYGAKDLLATKGIRTTWGSVPFQDQMIDEDATVIKRLELAGAVLVAKLTMGELAWGDVWFGGRTRNPWNLEQGSSGSSAGSAAATAAGLVAFAIGTETWGSIVSPSNRCGTTGLRPTYGRVSRTGAMALSWSMNKIGPICRTVEDCALVFNAIHGPDGIDQMLYDVPFNYSSQLNLKKLKVGYLQSDFDSAKVNKEQNDATLEKLRSMGVRLIPVELPKLPVESLSFILSAEAAAAFDELTRSGKDDLLVRQIKNAWPNVFRSARFIPAVEYIQANRVRYLLIQEMARLMEKVDVYVAPSVEGNNSLVTNLTGHPCVVVPNGFTNENTPASITFIGQLFDEGTLLAFTKAYQDVNDFHLKYPTLPE, from the coding sequence TCTCCTCAAATCTTTTTTCCCAGCCCTATCCGAAACCGGACAGGATGACAAAACAATCGGTTGAAAACGCCGAAATCTTCACCGGTTTGACGTTCACCGACGTTGAGCGTGATTCGATGCTTGATGGCCTGAAGAGATTTCTGGCAAGTTACGAACAGATACGTGGTGTCCATCTTAAAAACACCATTCCTCCCGCCCTCGTCTTCAACCCGATCCCTGCAGGGTTGAAAATCAAGACGGGCAAATCATCATTTCTCACAACTCCCGCGGGAAAAGTCACTCTACCTGCACGCCTTGAAGAAATCGCATTCTATTCTGTCGGTCAGCTTTCAGAACTTATCAAGTCCCGCAAGATCACTTCCGTTCAACTCACCACACTCTATCTCGAACGATTGAAGAAATATGGCCCGAAACTCGAATGCGTCGTAACGCTTACCGAATCGCTTGCACTCACACAAGCGCGCCGAGCTGACAGCGAAATTGCCGCGGGCAAATATCGCGGGCCGTTACATGGCATCCCGTACGGCGCGAAAGATCTGTTGGCAACAAAAGGCATCAGAACAACGTGGGGATCAGTTCCGTTTCAGGATCAGATGATTGACGAAGACGCAACCGTCATCAAGCGTCTCGAACTCGCAGGGGCAGTACTTGTCGCCAAACTGACGATGGGAGAACTTGCCTGGGGAGATGTGTGGTTTGGCGGAAGGACACGAAATCCCTGGAACCTCGAACAGGGTTCAAGCGGCTCATCTGCGGGCTCCGCTGCCGCAACCGCCGCCGGACTGGTTGCGTTTGCCATCGGAACAGAAACGTGGGGGTCGATCGTGTCGCCTTCGAACCGATGCGGCACAACCGGCTTGCGTCCGACCTACGGACGAGTAAGCAGAACTGGGGCAATGGCGCTGAGTTGGTCGATGAACAAGATCGGGCCGATTTGCAGGACGGTTGAAGATTGCGCCCTTGTCTTCAACGCAATTCACGGGCCCGACGGAATAGATCAAATGTTGTACGACGTTCCGTTCAACTATTCGTCACAACTGAATCTCAAGAAACTCAAAGTCGGCTATCTACAATCCGATTTCGACAGCGCGAAAGTCAACAAAGAACAAAATGACGCGACACTTGAGAAATTGCGTTCAATGGGAGTCCGGCTCATTCCTGTTGAATTGCCAAAGCTGCCCGTGGAAAGCCTCAGCTTCATCCTCAGCGCCGAAGCTGCGGCAGCGTTTGATGAACTGACGAGAAGTGGAAAGGACGATTTGCTCGTCCGTCAAATCAAGAATGCCTGGCCGAACGTGTTTCGTTCGGCACGGTTCATACCCGCTGTCGAGTATATTCAAGCGAACCGTGTCCGCTACCTTCTGATACAAGAAATGGCGAGATTGATGGAGAAAGTGGATGTGTATGTGGCACCTTCGGTCGAAGGCAACAATTCGTTGGTCACCAACCTGACGGGTCACCCGTGCGTTGTCGTGCCGAATGGATTCACGAACGAGAATACACCGGCGAGCATTACGTTTATTGGACAACTGTTCGATGAAGGAACCCTGCTCGCCTTCACAAAAGCGTATCAGGATGTCAATGATTTTCATTTGAAGTATCCGACGCTGCCGGAATAA